The nucleotide window GGTCGCGCCCAAACTGCCGGCCCGCACCGACTTCGACAAGGCGCCGGACGGATCGTCGCCGGGCGGCTGGATCAACACCAACGCCAAGTTCGCGGTGAAGAAGTTGCCCGACGGCAACCAGGTGTTGAGCAAGGTGAACGACAAAGCGCCGCCGCCGCTGGCCAAAGCCATCGGTTACGTCACCGTCCCCACCGCGAGCGACTACACCATCCAAGCCGATCTGATGGGGAGCGAGGTGCGCGGCAAGCTGCCCGACGGCGGCATCGTGAACAGCCGGTACTCGCTGGTGCTCGACGGCAAGCCCGACGCGAAGCTCCAGAAGCGCACGCTCCGGCTCACCTCTTGGGAGGCCCGCGAGCGGATCAACATCGGGGTGCCGTTCGACTGGCAGCCGGGTACCTGGTACACCCTTAAGCTTGCCATCGAGTTGAAGCCCACGGCCGCCGTGCTCCGCGGCAAGGTGTGGAAGAAGGGGGAGCCCGAGCCGGAGAAGTGGACCATTGAGTTCGAGGACCCGCACCCGAACCGGGATGGCGCCGCCGGGCTGTACGGGTACATCCCCAACGTGCTCGACAGCGGCGGCAAAACCGAGCCGGGGTCGGAGCTGTACTTCGACAACCTCAGCATCACCCCGAACAACAAGGGCGGGAAGTGATCACTCGCCTTGTCGCGCTCCCCGCAGTACGGGAGCGCGACGAGGGCACCGCCCGGTCCGTCGCCCCCAACACACGGAACGCCGATCATGACCACAAACAGCCAAGTGAAACTGCTTCTTACGACATCCGTCTGCCTGATCGCCAGCGCGGCCGGGCTGGTGAGCATGACCAGCGCCATGTCCGTGCCGCAGCCCTCGGCCGCTCCGGCGCCGCTCACCCCGCCGCCCCTCCCGCCCGGCCCGACCGTGGCACTCGCGGCGGACGCCAACGGTGAGTTGAAGGTCACCGCCGTGCAGAACGGGCACCTGACCGGCCCGCCCAGCTTCGTCATCGCGGCCGACGCCCCGAAGGGCGACTCGGCCCCCCTGGCGGCCAACGGCGGGCCGACCGACCACACCATGTTCGGCGGCACCCTCTCACGGAACATGGTGAACCTCAAAGAAAAGATCGCCAAGTTCCCGACGGAAACGCCCAAGTGGGACGAGGCGGAAGAGGTCAAGAAGTGGTCCGAGGAGTGGGTGCTGTGGAAGACCGATCTCGGGTCCCGCGCGTACGGCGGCCCGACCGTGGCCGGCGGCCGGGTGTTCGTCGGCACGAACAACGAACAGCCCCGCAACAAGCGCGACACGCTCAAGGACAAGGACGGCACCGTTCAGCCCGTGGACAAGGGCATCCTGATGTGCTTCGAGGAGAAGACCGGTAAGTTCCTCTGGCAGTCCGTTCACGACAAGCTGCCGAACGGGAACGTGACCGACTGGCCGAAGGAGGGGCTGTGCTCGACGCCCACGGTCGAGGGCGACCGGGTGTACTACGTGAGCAACCGCTGCACCATCGTTTGCGCCGACGTGAACGGGTTCGCCAACGGGAACGACGGGGTCAAGACCGAAAAGTACACCGACGCGACCGACGTGGACATCGTCTGGGAGTACGACCTGATCAAAAACCAGGACGTGTTCCCGCACAACATGTCCGCCGGGTCCCCGCTGATCGTGGGCGACCTGATCTACTCGGTCACCGCCAACGGCGTGGACGAGAGCCACATCAACCTGCCCAGCCCGCTGGCCCCCAGCTTCATCGCCATCAACAAGAAGGACGGCACGCTGGCCTGGAAGAGCAACGTCCCGGGCAAGAACATCATGCACGGGCAGTGGTCGAACCCGGTGTACGCG belongs to Gemmata obscuriglobus and includes:
- a CDS encoding PQQ-binding-like beta-propeller repeat protein; this encodes MTTNSQVKLLLTTSVCLIASAAGLVSMTSAMSVPQPSAAPAPLTPPPLPPGPTVALAADANGELKVTAVQNGHLTGPPSFVIAADAPKGDSAPLAANGGPTDHTMFGGTLSRNMVNLKEKIAKFPTETPKWDEAEEVKKWSEEWVLWKTDLGSRAYGGPTVAGGRVFVGTNNEQPRNKRDTLKDKDGTVQPVDKGILMCFEEKTGKFLWQSVHDKLPNGNVTDWPKEGLCSTPTVEGDRVYYVSNRCTIVCADVNGFANGNDGVKTEKYTDATDVDIVWEYDLIKNQDVFPHNMSAGSPLIVGDLIYSVTANGVDESHINLPSPLAPSFIAINKKDGTLAWKSNVPGKNIMHGQWSNPVYAVLDGVPTVVFPGGDGWLYGFTPDKGEVIWKFDCNPKGTVYDLGGTGNRNDFIGTPVVYEGRVYIGVGQDPEHSSGIANFYCLEPKKGKTGDISKHLEDRKKGADGKDEVGEKPNPNSCEVWRYGWEEKRKWSPRDFKFGRTMSTACIVDGIVYISELNGYIHCLDAKTGESYWQYDTKASIWGSPCYVDGKVFLAVESGDLYVFKHTPTPKKFDAVGAAQNAPNMKEARAIQKAEKVKTEKEYLIAKLEFPSAIRSTPVVANGVMYVMTENQLFALKTK